A region of the Microcystis aeruginosa FD4 genome:
AATGGCACAGGAAACAGCCTTAATAACACAATTATCGGCAATAACGGCAATAACTACCTCCTAGGCGATGCAGGGAACGATACATTAGACGGCAAAGCAGGGGTAGATACCCTAGACGGAGGAGCAGGTAATGACACTTATACTATTGATAATATCAACGATGTGATTATTGATAGTGCAGGAACAGATACGGTTTCCGCTTCCATTACTTATACCTTGGCCAATAATCTTGAAAACCTGACCTTAACAGGTAGTACAGCGATTAATGGCACGGGGAACAATGGCAATAATGTGATAACCGGAAATTCAGGTGCCAATCTTCTCTCTGGGTTGGATGGTAATGATAGCCTTAATGGGGGCAATGGAAATGATACCCTACTCGGCGGAAATAGCGATGATACTCTTATAGGAGGGACAGGAAATGACAGCTTGACGGGAGGAAGTGGCCGTGATTTCTTCCGCTATAACTCACGCACGGAAGGCATTGACACGATTGCCGACTTTAATGTGCTAGATGACACGATTTTGGTATCTCGGAGTGGATTTAGTGGCGGTTTAACGGTTGGTACTTTACTAAACACCCAGTTTACTACCGGAACATCAGCGACGACTTCTGCTCATCGTTTTATTTATAATGCCAGTAATGGTCAATTATGGTACGACATTGACGGTACAGGAACAACAGCAGCCAGCCAAATTGCGACACTTTCTCCAAATTTAGCTTTAACTGCCAGCAATTTCCTGGTTTTCTAAGCATCATTAAAGGGAGTAGGCAATCATCAGTTAACTGTTACAGGATTTCCAGCTTTTTTCAAATGCAGTTTTATATTTTCTTTAGAGATGGGCTGTCCCGAAAATCTGCTCAGAGCGGCCAAAAGTTAGAAAAACAAGCGTTAAAACTGCCAGTTTTGTCGTTACACCAGTTAACGGAAATTATCAAGCATTGTTACAAACTTGTGTTTTTATCGGTGCTTGTGATGACAGTCAATCCTTGACTAATGCTAGTAATTTAGAATCATTTCTCAGCTTATCGGGTAATCAGTTAAGCAATCTATTTGTTACTGAAGGATCCGCTATCAAACAGACTATTACTGCTAATTATGGCGATATTTTCAGCTTTTCTTGGAATTTTCTGACTGATGAAGTGCCGCTGATGTAGATTACAATGATTTCGCTTTTTTTACCCTTAATAATACTTTATATTCTTTGGCAGATACTCAATCTAGTTTTCCAGTCAATCCTTCTTTTTCCCCTGTAACGAAAGAAACAGGCTATCAAACCTACACGATACCAATATCGGTGACTGGAACATATACTTTAGGGTTTGGGGTAGTTGATGTGGATAAGACAGGAGGAGGAAATGCTGCTGGAAATTCAGCTTTATTAGTTGATAATATCAAGCTTACTAATATAGCCAAAGTTCCTGAACCTGATCCTATTTTCGGACTATTATTAACTCTAGGATTAGCCAGCAAGTGCAAGCGCAATAATTGTTAACATCACCCGCTATCGAGAAAACGGGTTTCTCAAAGAAACCCGTTTTCTGTCCCCATACATAGGGTTTGCTGAATAAGTCCCCAGAAGGAATTTAGGAGCCACACAGTTTACCAAATGGTAGTTTCGTCGCTTAGTTTCTCAATTTTATCTGGCGATTGCCAATGAAAGTGCAAGGTTTTTGAGTCCCTCGGATCGATTTCTCAACGTTTGTCTCTGACACTTTTTTGACTAAAAAAGTGCTAAAACCGTTTTCTAGTAAGGCTTTCAGTAATATTCAGCAAATCCTAGATAATGTTCGATAAGCTTGTTGAGGATGGTTCCTGATCAATCACTTCCTCGAAAAGTCTAAAGATTGTGTAAAAATTAGAGACTGATGGGAAAAAAGCCTTTAAATGAAGAGGAAGGCCGTTATCAGGAGACGAGAGCCGATTTTTCCCATCAGTCCTCCTTGCTACTTAACACCACCATCCTGAACAGCTACACTATATTCCTCGCTGAAACCCCCAAGGTACTTTATGTCTCAGTCTTTCCCAAACATCCTGTTTATCGACACTCAACTTGCCAGTTATCAGCAGTTACTCGATGCGGTGTTGCCTAGCACAGAAGTTATCCTGATTAATTCTAATCAAGATGGCGTTGAGGCAATTACCGCAGCCTTGTCGAATCGTACTAACCTTAAAAGTATTCAAGTCATCTCCCACGGTAGTCAAGGTCAGCTACAATTGGGCAATATTTGGCTAAATTCCCACACTTTACAGGATTATAGTGCCAAAATTCAGAGTTGGGGAAATGCACTGATAGAGACTGGGGACATATTATTCTACGGGTGTAATTTAGCAGCGGATGAAGCGGGACTGAGTTTAATTCAAAACATTAGCCAGTTGACGGGAGCAGATGTAGCAGCATCTGAAGACTTAACTGGTAGTGCATTGCTGGGGGGAGATTGGGATTTAGAAGCAAATACAGGGGCGATAGAATCAAGTTTAGCGATTAGTGCAGAAGGCCAAGCCAATTATACAGAGACATTAGCCATTCCCAGTTTAACTGTATATGAAAGCTTTCTTGTGGAAGGTTATAATAGTGTTAATAGCGATGGGCATTGGAATAGGATTACTCTAAGCTTGTCAAATTATGATCAAAAAAGTTCTTTTTATATTTCTTATAATTTGCTTCCTCATGGGTTAGAGAGTCAAGGATCTGTATCTAGCAATGACTATAGTGATCCTAACTCAGGTAGCTTTCAAATAACACCAAGTAAAGTTTATTCAAAAAATGGTCAACTGCTGGTGGATATCCCGATTATCATCAACAATGATTCTTTGTGGGATCAGCAGGAATATATGGACTTTAGACTTAATCCCACTTCTGAATATACGGTGACGGGAGCAGACCAATATAACAATTTTTTACAGATAGTTAGCGACAATCATCCCCAGGTGTCTATTGGCAATTACTGGGAAAACTCGACGAAAACCGAAGGAGAACCTCTGCGAGTTAAAGAGATAACCAGAATCGAATTAGATTTAGGAAAACAAGGTGTGCCGATTCTGTCTGGATTTGACTTATATTTTGATGTAACAGGTACAGCCATTCGTGGCAGTTTTGCCAACACTCAAAAAGGTTCAGATTACAAATTATTTTACACCTTTTATAAAAGGGATCCCCTTGATTATGGCAAATATACGCAAGTAGATTCCCGCAAGGCCTTTCCAGATCCTGTAGCCAATACCTCAATTTATAAAATCAATGTACCTGCGGGTACGACGAGTATTATTTTTCAAGCTGAGGATATCAACGATGAAGTTTTTGAACCCACAGAAACAATTAAAATCACTCTCGTTGAAGATGATGTCGTACTTGGCCTAGCTGAACGTAGTAGTGGGGATAAATATTATGTAGCAGGGAAATATGATCAAACACAACCCATATCAGAATCAGATAAGAAATATTTGGACAGTTTGAGAATCAAGATAGTTAACCTCTTGGAAAATGAACCTATTGTCAGCTTAGGTAAAGTAGTCAATCCTACGGAAGGTTTTGGCTATGGTAGCACTATCGAAGGATTAGAAGATGCGATCGCCCTCAATGGTACACAAAGCGTCACCATTCCCGCTAAATCTAGCTTAAACTTAGCTAATACCGGTAAATTCACCTTAGAAGCGTGGATTTACCCCAATTTTACCGATAATACTCAACATGACATTATTAGTTATCAAGGGGGAACAAAAACAGGTTATCCTAGCATTTCCATTATTAATCAAATCTCCCTACAAATAGGTTTCGGAGATGGCACAAAATGGAACACCAAAACCATAGAAAAGGCCATTAACCCCAAAGGGTGGAATCATATTGCTTCCACCTTCGATGGTACAGATTACAAAATCTATGTCAATGCTGTTGAAATCTACTCCACCAGTGAATTTGCCGGCCAAAAACCCGCTCCGACTCAACAATTAGAAATCGGCAAAGACTTTATTGGAGCGATCGATGAAGTAAGAATCTGGGATACAGCGCGTAGTGCTGCGGAATTGCAAAGTTTGATGATTTCCGAGCTAACAGGAGCAGAAACCGGGTTAATTGGTTATTGGGACTTTAATAAAAATTTAACCAATAAGGCCAATCAAGATAGCAGTAACCCCCATAATGGTAGCATGAATGGTACTGTGGAATATCTCAATCAACCAGCACCACAAATTGGTTACATCGAAGTAAATTTAGATAAACCCTTCCAAGGACCCCAAGGATTATGGGTAAAATATGATATTACCAGTGGTACAGCTACACAAAACAGCGATTATTTTAATTCTCGTTATCGTAAAGTCTCCACCGATGCTAACAGTGAGCGCAATGGTATTATTATCCCCCAAGGAGAAACTTCCGCCAAGATTTATTTTGCTGCCCTCAATGACGCGGTGGTGGAAGGGGATGAAACAATTAATATTAAGTTAATTCCCCATAACTTTGATCAAGAAAATCTCGTTGTTAATCCCAATATTTATGTAGTAGATCTCGAGAATAGAAACGTCCAAGTATTTGATAATCTAGGCAATTTACTATCCACCTTTGGTGCTTATGGTACGGGAGACGGACAATTTAATAATCCTCAAGATCTGGTTCAAGATAAAAATGGAAATATCTATGTAGTTGACAGTAGAGGTTATAATGTCCAAGTCTTTGATAGTAATGGTAAATTTTTACGCAAATTTGGTTCACAGGGTACAGGAAACGGACAATTTACAGACCCCTGGAACATTGACCTAGATAGCCAGGGTAATATTTATGTGGTGGATAGATCAAGAAAGAATATTCAAGTTTTTAACAATAGTGGGACATTCTTGCGTCAAATCGGGTCTTCAGGAACAGGAGACGGACAATTTAGCGATCCTCAGACTCTAGCTATAGACAAGAATGATAACGTTTATGTGGCGGATGCAGGCAATGATAATGTCCAAGTATTTGATAATACTGGTAAATACCTGCGTAAATTTAATTTACTCCGTAGCGGAATTTACAATACAAATACGGTAGATATGGCACTCGACAGCAGTGGTAACATCTATTTGCTTGACAGTGCTTACAACAATGTCCAAGTATTTAGTAATAGTGGTACATTTTTGCGCCAATTCGGGTCTTATGGTACAGGAAACGGACAATTTATACAGGCTGTAAGTATTGGTATAGATGGCAACGGTAACATTTATGTAGGTGATGGCAGAGATGATGTCCAGATCTTCGATAGTAGCGGAAATTATATCAGTAAATTTGGTTCTTCGGGTTCGGGAAAAGGTCAATTCAATAGTCCCACTGGGATTACCTTCGATAATAGTTGGCCCAATTCTAACTACGGAATTAGTGCCACTAATAATAGTGCTACCATTACCATCAAAGATAATCAGGCCTATACTCAAGGTGTAATTCTCTTTGATGCTACTAACCAACCTATTAGCGATAAAAACCCCCTCGCAATCAAAAATGGAACCGCCGACTTTAAGATTAAATTAACCAGTCAACCCACCAGCAATGTTACAGTTAGCCTCAGCAGCAATCAAGGCAGTTTAACAAGCACAACTGTCACCTTTACTAGCAGTAATTGGGATACCCTTCAAACTGTTAAACTCAATGGAGTTAGCGCTGATGGTAATATTAGTGCTTCAGCTTCGGGTTACTTTACAGGGACTCAAACCTTTGGTTTCACCATTAATCCACCCCTAAAAGTTACCGAAGGGAGTACCACCGATGCTGTTCCCGTCACCCCGGAAGTAATTATCTCCAGTCTGGGAGATGTGCAAGAAAATGGTGGCGAATCTGGTAATTTTATCGTTAATTTATCCGCACCCGCACCTAAAGGTGGAATAAATATCAATTATACAGTTGCGGGAACAGCAACTCAAGGAACAGATTATCAAAATTTGACGGGTAAAATTACCATTGCTGAAGGAGACACCACTGGTCAAATTTCCATTTTACCTATTGCAGATGATGTCACCGAACCTAACGAAACTGTTACCATTACCTTAGCAACTGGTACAGGTTATAAATTAACGACAGATACCAGCAAAAAACAAGCTACTTTAAATGTTCTCAATGATGACACGGCGGGAATCAAAGTAGTAAACGCCCAAAAAATTACCGATACTAACAATAATCTTGTCACCAGCTATAGTGATAACTTGGTAGCAGTAGTCACCAGTGAACCCTACCCCAATGTTAACAATGTCCTGCAATTATGGGATAACAACAACAAACTCTTAGGAAGTGTTACTCTCACTCAAGAGCAGATTAATGCTGGTAAAATTAGCTTAAATGTCACAGGAACTTTACCTAATTCTCAGCAATTACGAGCAATTCTCAAAGAAAATAGTACCGTAAATCAAGGATTGACCCTCGATAACGGCAAAATAAACCTTAATGGTAGTACAGTAGAAATTACCTTACCCAGTATTGGTAATCAAGCTTTAGTGGGTATTCGCCTACAAAGTAAACCGACGGCTGATGTTACCGTCAGTTTCAAAGATATTGACAACACTGAAACCAGTTTAGACAAAACCAGTGTCACCTTTACCCCTCAAAACTGGCAAGAATATCAAGTTGTCACCGTAACAGGTTTAGATGATCTCGACTTAGATGGTGACATTAGTTATAACATTACCGCTTTTGTTAGCGCTACTAATGACCCTAACTACAGTGGAAAAACCTTCGACCTTCCCGTCAAAAACTTAGATGATGACCAGAAGCTCGATCCATCTGCTTTGGATACTCCCTCTAAGATAAATTATACCCTTAAATTCGATGGACTCGATGATCATGTCGCTATCAGCAATGGTAAAGTTAGCGCTACTAGCTTAAAGTTGCCTACTTCAGCGCTGACGGTAGAAGCTTGGGTAAATATTGCTCAATTTAAAGATTGGTCATCAGCCATTAGTTTCTTACAGGATAATGGTTCCACCGAAGCTGGTTTTGCCTTAGGAACCATGGCCACTGGTCAATTTTAC
Encoded here:
- a CDS encoding PEP-CTERM sorting domain-containing protein (PEP-CTERM proteins occur, often in large numbers, in the proteomes of bacteria that also encode an exosortase, a predicted intramembrane cysteine proteinase. The presence of a PEP-CTERM domain at a protein's C-terminus predicts cleavage within the sorting domain, followed by covalent anchoring to some some component of the (usually Gram-negative) cell surface. Many PEP-CTERM proteins exhibit an unusual sequence composition that includes large numbers of potential glycosylation sites. Expression of one such protein has been shown restore the ability of a bacterium to form floc, a type of biofilm.) — protein: MADTQSSFPVNPSFSPVTKETGYQTYTIPISVTGTYTLGFGVVDVDKTGGGNAAGNSALLVDNIKLTNIAKVPEPDPIFGLLLTLGLASKCKRNNC
- a CDS encoding LamG-like jellyroll fold domain-containing protein, yielding MSQSFPNILFIDTQLASYQQLLDAVLPSTEVILINSNQDGVEAITAALSNRTNLKSIQVISHGSQGQLQLGNIWLNSHTLQDYSAKIQSWGNALIETGDILFYGCNLAADEAGLSLIQNISQLTGADVAASEDLTGSALLGGDWDLEANTGAIESSLAISAEGQANYTETLAIPSLTVYESFLVEGYNSVNSDGHWNRITLSLSNYDQKSSFYISYNLLPHGLESQGSVSSNDYSDPNSGSFQITPSKVYSKNGQLLVDIPIIINNDSLWDQQEYMDFRLNPTSEYTVTGADQYNNFLQIVSDNHPQVSIGNYWENSTKTEGEPLRVKEITRIELDLGKQGVPILSGFDLYFDVTGTAIRGSFANTQKGSDYKLFYTFYKRDPLDYGKYTQVDSRKAFPDPVANTSIYKINVPAGTTSIIFQAEDINDEVFEPTETIKITLVEDDVVLGLAERSSGDKYYVAGKYDQTQPISESDKKYLDSLRIKIVNLLENEPIVSLGKVVNPTEGFGYGSTIEGLEDAIALNGTQSVTIPAKSSLNLANTGKFTLEAWIYPNFTDNTQHDIISYQGGTKTGYPSISIINQISLQIGFGDGTKWNTKTIEKAINPKGWNHIASTFDGTDYKIYVNAVEIYSTSEFAGQKPAPTQQLEIGKDFIGAIDEVRIWDTARSAAELQSLMISELTGAETGLIGYWDFNKNLTNKANQDSSNPHNGSMNGTVEYLNQPAPQIGYIEVNLDKPFQGPQGLWVKYDITSGTATQNSDYFNSRYRKVSTDANSERNGIIIPQGETSAKIYFAALNDAVVEGDETINIKLIPHNFDQENLVVNPNIYVVDLENRNVQVFDNLGNLLSTFGAYGTGDGQFNNPQDLVQDKNGNIYVVDSRGYNVQVFDSNGKFLRKFGSQGTGNGQFTDPWNIDLDSQGNIYVVDRSRKNIQVFNNSGTFLRQIGSSGTGDGQFSDPQTLAIDKNDNVYVADAGNDNVQVFDNTGKYLRKFNLLRSGIYNTNTVDMALDSSGNIYLLDSAYNNVQVFSNSGTFLRQFGSYGTGNGQFIQAVSIGIDGNGNIYVGDGRDDVQIFDSSGNYISKFGSSGSGKGQFNSPTGITFDNSWPNSNYGISATNNSATITIKDNQAYTQGVILFDATNQPISDKNPLAIKNGTADFKIKLTSQPTSNVTVSLSSNQGSLTSTTVTFTSSNWDTLQTVKLNGVSADGNISASASGYFTGTQTFGFTINPPLKVTEGSTTDAVPVTPEVIISSLGDVQENGGESGNFIVNLSAPAPKGGININYTVAGTATQGTDYQNLTGKITIAEGDTTGQISILPIADDVTEPNETVTITLATGTGYKLTTDTSKKQATLNVLNDDTAGIKVVNAQKITDTNNNLVTSYSDNLVAVVTSEPYPNVNNVLQLWDNNNKLLGSVTLTQEQINAGKISLNVTGTLPNSQQLRAILKENSTVNQGLTLDNGKINLNGSTVEITLPSIGNQALVGIRLQSKPTADVTVSFKDIDNTETSLDKTSVTFTPQNWQEYQVVTVTGLDDLDLDGDISYNITAFVSATNDPNYSGKTFDLPVKNLDDDQKLDPSALDTPSKINYTLKFDGLDDHVAISNGKVSATSLKLPTSALTVEAWVNIAQFKDWSSAISFLQDNGSTEAGFALGTMATGQFYLAVAGGGNGLTYLNSPSKYSTNQWYHIAGVYNGSKMELFINGESVATSTAETGNIYYLDSWYRLGMYKDDNEDVGLNGQIREVRVWNVARSGADIKANKNTSLSGQETGLINYYQGNLTTDNFLFDNGSNRQNGVLANGASVSVISLPTVSIGNPVTVAEGNTNAVINVNLSQAATQTIDVIFSIPQGTAVINQDYQISQTYLINQFEADGKARFASPFDNIDVGDNAKPTFADLDNDGDLDAIIGHQTGIKYFKNLGSPSSPLFAEQTGSQNPFGNINIQGAAPTFADLNGDLTLDLAVGTDTGTIIYYINNGDRLNPRFVLPSGLIPVQNDPFTGIDVGDRATPVLVDYDQDGDNDLIVGSQASGISYYRNTGNKNSPTFTKSTSNPFANISGNAPILVDYDSDTDLDIFVGQANGVVTYWENNNGTFAQNASKNPFAKITNTASLATNSAPAVVDLNGEGFKDAFIGVNNGKIDYYEQFNLVTFNAGETSKTINLQIKDDQIAEDNETLEITLYPNNGYNLGSPQNYLSLDGTDDYVAIPNAKLAGDYTIETWVYIDSKTQNFSSILELGNDTGSERIFWGLRNNQSQLFLETITNSQSVSYTLPEQLPQKQWVHLAVSLDNSGVGKFYVNGELKTTVSGFKLPTETVKTVNYLGKGRGGYQFAGKIKNLTIWDKSLTQTEIQADKDKVLTGSETGLVAYYKGDLDSQNTLVDSSSNKLNGTINNGALVKNDIVTTVTISDNDTAGVTITKLTGTNTNETNNSVNFDGQDDYVTVPNISKLSGDFTLETWVYIDSKTQNFSSILELGNDTGSERIFWGLRNNQSQLFLETITNSQSLSYTLSEQLPQKEWVHLAVSLDNSGVGKFYVNGELKTTVSGLKLPTEIVKTVNYLGKGRGGYQFAGKIKNLTIWDKSLTQTEIQADKDKVLTGSETGLVAYYKGDLDSQNTLVDSSSNKLNGTLNNGVFVKNELIPPVTISYSVKLNSQPIAPVTVYLGSQDESEALVTVKSDLTSLAGVTSLVFTPDNWNQAQNFYVKGVDDQIDDDDMNYQIITTVSSEDQKYHKLAVNDLSLTNIDNDQAGFIIKGAGKAIEGRDNVYSIKLSSQPVGNIRLIMTPTNDQIRLNNEFVGEPLTITFTPQNWNLEQTVRATALDDQVVEYLHYSQINFEVQTGQGLDFESKADNNTAENALDLGTIKGGYHWSNLAISPSGDIDWFKFTIPDTGNNLDFAKINFNHGAGNLKLEVYSAKNFSTPLLVSDSSSATQNYEQISLNGQPLGDYYLKISGTPNSYNLLVADSDYKFTQVVPNPVSVVIQDNDLPTATLIAGTTASEVFSEPSYFTVQLNAPLPTNSSGLNVNYRLAGGSATLSEDKNGNGVLDPGEDTNNNGKLELGDYLIQKEGVVRIAPGDIQNNLIIAPIDDKLVEDLKLTIKSVTPGTNNNELILNVNSSITNAITQSSREPSGTDYPANNTTTGRLLVGDLVTGAWTSSGDQDWYGVDLEANKTYTFDLEKYGNGDPIFELFDSNSKSLGSNDDTANRNSRFTYTPTVSGKYYAVARPFGSTLDSYRLSVKNIVSNSSSKSEATGTDLANYTSTTGFLSVGDVVTGNIDSGYDQDWYKLDLKADTTYILDLMGSSLGDGTLTTPNIYSYFK